The following coding sequences are from one Plasmodium coatneyi strain Hackeri chromosome 11, complete sequence window:
- a CDS encoding SICA antigen has protein sequence MASRKKGQFEVLVDEWYNSNGKKKREDEEKLWKELTRYIDEFMNGMGRVDSEGERIGKDGCEVIEAEGRNMTSEEKKWCIFLLKNSWIMEKLNRSESKLQEWNKNIRAFIRCTVMRVWFHIYMNINCEADTIITGASNGVFEMCKGMSGGEGCNKCEYGEFESMYVNGKSVLGHILDKIHIGEKIIRMRSGISFSEKCERNTDGTGNQQPRGGGTEDVMAQDVLSQVKEELNTENGQQKHSPKIVQPDTPEIKFKDDFLIKWIWVHGDPMKKGLSKGIWDDMKKVFDDMMENIDRDGKNDQGYCSTLQRVHNNTKELCKIVLRIFFWMDGLEQKWVGEMDDEKGYFDWRTRTDEAENEKELLPYYRCLLGKVTMLKMLGRHCKLGEIAQEVINKRNGFRKSKGDFQGNTLCKDVNVKNFKWGGRLIWQQVSEWIDDYKRPEVPEKALRAVTAGNSPLHIIKEQGEQGCMKENMDKQILKKLEIEADADEVLNIVEEDVTLDKSALEEIMHKVEVLRKSDKIPSMKDGEISQEIIQQVERVIQEVYQKELKKLKPQNMPILRVLLPQSRPEQKGDDCNQGKLCARANCVTHHWFKDRVPRVGSGRQNWCNFWGDKDVGKVLKELSNAMKNGSTDIEVSCKNFTRAKGETATESEKKACNLIVTGLRHIYSIQENERDYYLNQKKNNRIFYQTMACAFLNAYADKLEQHSTCPIGKDIIQQAFEKGNGNKDTWCKDKNNKSLNCAECNREPNLTCTLSVSEGLLDKKKGEKCKGDRINIQNKLGKMLDPTTKGDPKVKPALKEINDICPTKPPEAPRPQAAKPATTKPTGNTDQASSDQNSETSKDSAENLPGEVTDAKPDYAGSGDDDLQDTRNAESSSAEGSTPQTTGQTTPPSIPRKAPTSSKALKSSHGTKEGITSIDSFLSYLPTIPVTIAIYVTSYLLWKYFGILRKTRKRYRRAYQVRGPSLQEQIMDHVDQDGPREYCIVKERKQPRSAPNRRRKRERPGRRAAGRRRDLRRGVGRRMIIDIHLEVLDECQKGHLHSTNEDFFEILVQKFMGSEFIKEEKVPSSYSGFREEDIVPKECFAKEYVPSSDSGF, from the exons ATGGCttcaaggaagaaggggcAGTTTGAGGTATTGGTGGATGAGTGGTATAAttcaaatgggaagaagaagcggGAGGATGAG GAAAAACTATGGAAAGAATTGACTAGATATATTGACGAGTTCATGAATGGAATGGGTAGGGTAGACAGTGAAGGTGAAAGAATTGGAAAGGATGGGTGCGAGGTAAttgaagcagaaggaagaaacatgACAAGCgaagaaaagaagtggtGCATTTTCTTGTTAAAGAACTCTTGGATAATGGAAAAACTAAACAGGAGTGAAAGTAAATTGCAggaatggaataaaaatataagagcTTTCATACGCTGTACTGTAATGAGAGTATGgttccatatatacatgaatatAAATTGTGAAGCTGATACAATTATAACGGGGGCTTCTAATGGAGTGTTCGAAATGTGCAAGGGCATGAGTGGAGGGGAAGGTTGTAACAAATGTGAGTATGGGGAATTTGAATCTATGTACGTAAATGGTAAGAGTGTTTTAGGGCACATTTTGGATAAAATACATataggtgaaaaaattataagaaTGCGAAGTGGAATATCATTCAGTGAGAAGTGTGAGAGGAATACTGATGGTACCGGGAATCAGCAGCCGCGAGGTGGTGGCACTGAGGACGTCATGGCACAGGACGTATTGAGTCAAGTCAAAGAAGAACTAAATACGGAGAATGGACAACAAAAACATTCTCCGAAAATAGTGCAACCAGACACCCCGGAAATCAAGTTCAAAGATGATTTCCTGATAAAATGGATATGGGTACATGGTGATCCCATGAAGAAAGGGTTAAgt aAAGGAATATGGGACGACATGAAGAAAGTGTTCGACGACATGATGGAAAATATAGATAGGGATGGAAAGAATGATCAAGGCTACTGTTCCACGTTGCAGCGCGTGCACAATAATACTAAAGAGCTATGCAAAATTGTATTAAGAATATTCTTCTGGATGGATGGATTAGAGCAAAAGTGGGTAGGAGAAATGGACGACGAAAAAGGGTACTTCGATTGGAGAACGAGGACGGATGAAGCAGAGAACGAAAAGGAACTGCTACCGTACTATAGATGTCTACTTGGTAAAGTAactatgttaaaaatgttaggAAGGCACTGTAAGTTGGGGGAGATTGCACAAGAAGttataaataaaaggaatggTTTCAGGAAAAGTAAGGGGGATTTTCAGGGGAATACATTATGTAAGGACGTGAATGTCAAGAATTTCAAATGGGGAGGAAGGTTAATATGGCAGCAGGTTAGTGAATGGATAGATGACTATAAACGGCCCGAAGTTCCAGAAAAAGCATTAAGGGCTGTGACGGCAGGGAACAGTCCACTGCACATAATAAAGGAACAGGGAGAGCAAGGTTGTATGAAAGAGAATATGGATAAACAAATCCTCAAGAAATTAGAAATAGAAGCGGACGCCGATGAAGTACTGAACATAGTGGAAGAAGATGTAACTTTGGATAAGAGTGCTCTGGAAGAAATAATGCATAAGGTCGAGGTATTAAGGAAGAGTGATAAAATACCAAGTATGAAGGATGGGGAGATATCACAGGAAATCATACAACAAGTGGAGAGAGTGATACAGGAGGTATATCAGaaggaattgaaaaagttaaagCCGCAAAACATGCCAATACTGAGAGTACTACTACCACAATCACGACCAGAACAGAAAG GTGATGACTGTAACCAGGGTAAATTATGTGCACGTGCAAATTGTGTAACACATCATTGGTTTAAGGACAGAGTACCTCGAGTGGGGAGTGGAAGACAAAACTGG TGTAACTTTTGGGGGGATAAGGACGTTGGAAAAGTATTGAAAGAATTGTCTAATGCTATGAAGAATGGAAGCACAGACATCGAAGTTTCATGCAAGAACTTCACCAGAGCAAAAGGTGAAACAGCAACAGAATCAGAGAAGAAGGCATGCAACCTTATTGTGACAGGATTAAGACATATATACAGTATTCAGGAAAATGAGCGGGACTATTACTTAaaccagaagaaaaataaccgAATATTTTATCAAACTATGGCATGTGCCTTCCTAAACGCTTATGCGGACAAATTGGAACAGCATTCAACTTGCCCCATCGGGAAGGATATAATACAACAGgcatttgaaaaaggaaatggaaataaGGATACTTGGTGTAAGGATAAGAACAATAAAAGTTTGAATTGTGCTGAATGTAATAGGGAACCTAATCTAACTTGCACACTAAGCGTGAGTGAAGGCCTGTTGGATAAGAagaaaggtgaaaaatgtaaaggagACAGAATTAATATACAGAATAAGTTGGGTAAAATGCTGGACCCAACGACGAAGGGGGATCCAAAAGTAAAGCCAGCTctgaaagaaataaatgacaTATGTCCAACCAAACCACCAGAAGCACCACGCCCACAGGCTGCCAAACCAGCAACTACGAAACCAACCGGAAACACCGATCAGGCAAGTTCAG ATCAGAATTCTGAGACATCCAAGGATTCCGCTGAGAATCTCCCTGGAGAAGTAACAG ATGCAAAACCTGACTATGCTGGTTCCGGCGACGATGATCTACAGGATACTAGGAATGCTGAATCATCATCCGCGGAAGGTTCAACTCCTCAAACAACAGGACAAACAACACCACCATCCATACCACGGAAAGCACCAACTTCATCAAAGGCACTAAAATCTTCACACGGaacgaaggaagggatcACTTCCATtgattccttcctttcataccttcctacaattCCTGTGACCATTGCCATCTACGTCAcgagttatctcctttggaag tACTTTGGAATTCTTCGTAAAACAAggaaacgttacagaagagcttatcaagtacgtggtccatCCTTacaggaacaaattatgGACCATGTGGACCAAGAtggtccacgtgaatattGCATAGTGAAAGAACGaaaacaaccaagatctgctccaaatagaaggaggaaaagggaacGTCCCGGCCGCCGTGCTGCTGGTCGTCGTCGTGATCTTCGTCGTGGTGTtggtcgccgcatgattattgatattcatttagaagtcttagacgaatgtcaaaaagggcaTTTGCATTCGACAAACgaggacttttttgaaattttggttcaaaaGTTTATGGGATCGgaattcataaaagaagaaaaggttccaagttcatattccggatttagggaggaagacatcgttcctaaggaatgtTTTGCTAAGGAAtatgttccaagttcagattccgggttttag
- a CDS encoding SICA antigen: MVDPVDDNVDTFFRRKWGIGKGDVYGLFQEFNRQLTADDENGGFTAVCEDVVQGHGVDHGLHECFCKILMRNLVKVTNKDSMYKLNGQEVNVREIGSEDARCDLINLWLLLYMSRYYINEQNINYVFTAITNLEAFFLMKPEECIYTGKFSVNEKEDGVGYREIYKWFRDRGIISTMGQISNKSACNGGSRSDDQRSSTFPKGEHKGLSPEVQDKANKFLEEVRQAKEIVKEVEEELAQQQPPPSPPDEDCSKKGELCARAKCVAKKWMQHRPDKKDDYTDMWQDIQTSVKELAEAIPKKNEKVDNYCYGDQWNGKVVTFAEMEACRLIVRGLHHIYKIPKDEDGSQENQEVNNQLFKQTMLCVVMNAYADLLKDKFKDGCSVQKGITQAFSKSTKIKKETNECKGDNNCEVCSKEDYKDCVIGSDKIEKKVKEMLDQNQQIKKTMEEICKDCSKEKDLCERTKCVTINWFRDRLTNQGTGRRDWCVFWGVGDVGRVLKKLSEAMRNESKTDGDLCEKFTGAGDNGVTDPGKKACQYITRGLEYIYIIQEDETQRYGNQKKNNRIFDQTIGCILLNSYADRLEEKGTSCGITEEKIRKMFEEGNKKRDVWCVDESKGGIDCVECTRKPNLSCTLSVDASLWFTSSSCKNKGNHDIKDKVQGMLDNDESKKSEVKQALTEINNICPEPTPATPDPPPGSSAAGFGEGDNAVLKAPKAARLINKIDNPVLPYLPLAPAVLGISIMTYSLWKYFGMLRKTRKRYRRAYQVRAPSLEQQIVDHVDDQADGPHEYYLVKEHKPRSTPIKRRKKRAADRLRGGAVRRRMIIDIHLEVLDECQKGHLHSTKEDFFEILVQEFMGSQFIEEENVSKEDVPSSDSGFMEEDIVSEIGVPKEQVPSFRFRV; the protein is encoded by the exons ATGGTCGATCCAGTGGACGATAACGTGGACACATTCTTTAGGAGAAAATGG GGTATAGGTAAGGGTGATGTGTATGGTCTATTTCAAGAATTCAACAGGCAACTAACTGCAGACGACGAGAACGGTGGTTTTACAGCTGTTTGCGAAGACGTCGTACAAGGTCACGGCGTCGACCATGGCCTTCACGaatgtttttgtaaaattcttATGAGGAATTTGGTTAAAGTAACAAATAAAGACAGCATGTATAAATTGAATGGGCAGGAGGTAAATGTGCGCGAGATCGGGTCGGAGGACGCTCGATGTGATCTAATAAACTTGtggttattattatatatgtcaAGGTATTATATAAATGAGCAGAATATTAATTATGTATTCACAGCAATAACTAATTTGgaggctttttttttaatgaaacctgaggaatgcatatatacaggTAAGTTCTCAGTGAACGAAAAGGAGGACGGAGTTGGTTACAGGGAGATTTATAAATGGTTTAGGGATCGGGGCATTATAAGCACAATGGGGCAAATAAGTAACAAAAGTGCATGTAATGGAGGAAGCAGGTCTGATGACCAGAGAAGTAGTACGTTTCCAAAGGGAGAACACAAAGGACTAAGTCCCGAAGTGCAGGATAAAGCtaataaatttttggaaGAAGTGAGGCAAGCGAAGGAAATAGTTAAAGAGGTTGAGGAGGAATTagcacaacaacaaccaccaccatcTCCACCAG ATGAGGACTGTAGCAAAAAGGGTGAATTATGTGCACGTGCAAAATGTGTAGCAAAGAAATGGATGCAGCACAGACCAGACAAGAAGGATGACTAT ACTGACATGTGGCAAGACATCCAAACCAGTGTTAAGGAACTCGCCGAAGCCATacctaaaaaaaacgaaaaggtaGACAATTATTGCTATGGCGACCAATGGAACGGTAAAGTAGTGACATTTGCAGAAATGGAAGCATGCAGGCTTATTGTCAGGGGGCTCCACCATATATACAAGATTCCAAAGGACGAAGATGGGTCCCAGGAAAACCAAGAAGTGAATAACCAATTATTTAAGCAAACTATGCTATGCGTAGTAATGAATGCTTATGCAGACCTCCTCAAAGATAAATTCAAGGATGGATGCTCCGTGCAGAAGGGCATAACCCAGGCCTTCAgcaaaagtacaaaaattaagaaagaaacaaatgaatGTAAGGGTGACAATAATTGTGAAGTGTGCTCAAAGGAAGACTATAAAGATTGCGTAATAGGCTCAGAtaagatagaaaaaaaagtaaaggaaatGCTGGACCAGAAtcaacaaataaaaaaaactatggaagaaatat GTAAAGACTGTAGCAAGGAAAAGGACCTATGTGAACGTACAAAATGCGTAACAATTAATTGGTTTAGGGACAGATTAACTAATCAAGGGACAGGAAGACGGGACTGG TGTGTATTTTGGGGGGTTGGCGACGTCGGAAgagtattaaaaaaattgtctgAGGCTATGAGAAATGAAAGTAAAACAGATGGCGATCTATGTGAGAAGTTTACAGGAGCAGGTGATAACGGAGTAACAGATCCAGGAAAAAAGGCATGTCAATACATCACGAGAGGCTTagagtatatatacatcattcAGGAAGATGAGACACAGAGGTACGGAaatcagaagaaaaataaccgAATATTTGATCAAACCATAGGATGCATTCTCCTAAATTCTTATGCAGATAGATTGGAAGAGAAAGGAACTTCCTGTGGTAttacagaagaaaaaataagaaaaatgtttgaggaaggaaataaaaagagggatGTATGGTGTGTGGATGAAAGTAAGGGTGGTATTGATTGTGTCGAATGTACAAGGAAACCTAATCTAAGTTGCACACTAAGCGTGGATGCAAGTCTTTGGTTCACGAGTAGCAGTTGCAAGAATAAAGGGAATCACGATATAAAAGACAAAGTACAAGGAATGCTCGACAATGATGAGAGCAAAAAGTCGGAAGTAAAGCAAGCTCTGACtgaaataaataacatatgTCCAGAGCCAACACCAGCTACCCCAGATCCTCCACCTGGTTCTTCTGCTGCTGGCTTTGGCGAAGGGGATAATGCTGTTTTAAAAGCACCTAAGGCTGCCCGACTTATTAACAAGATTGACAACCccgtccttccttacctccctCTTGCTCCTGCCGTACTTGGTATTTCTATTATGACCTACTCactctggaag tactttggaatgcttcgtaaAACAAGAAagcgttacagaagagcttatcaagtacgtgctccctccttagaacagcagattgttgaccatgtggacgaccaggcagatggtccacatgaatattatttagtaaaggaacacaaacctcgttctacgcctataaaaaggaggaaaaaacgtgctGCCGATCGCCTTCGTGGTGGTGctgtacgtcgccgcatgattattgatattcatttagaagtcttagacgaatgtcaaaaggggcatttgcattcgacgaaggaggacttttttgaaattttggttcaagaatttatgggaagccaatttatagaggaagaaaatgtttctaaggaagatgttccaagttcagattccgggtttatgGAAGAAGACATTGTTTCGGAAAttggtgttcctaaggaacaggtccCAAgtttcagattccgggtttag